In Chrysemys picta bellii isolate R12L10 chromosome 4, ASM1138683v2, whole genome shotgun sequence, the sequence ACTGGTTTTGAGCAAATTTTATTTAATTCAATTATCTGCAGAACATTTCAGCTTCCTGCCCCAAAGCCAAAATCTTCCATTTGGAAATGCTAAACCGGTTTTGATGTTTGTAACTGAAACGAGACATTTCAACATTCCAAATGAAAGTTAGTTGTGTCTCATTTCAACATTAAAGCACATCttcctgagctgctgctgctgggaattgTAGCTCCAATGCCTTAAGCCCCCattccattcttatgttctcagctggactacatctcccatgatgcaccacaacCATCTGACTACACGAGACAACCAATCTATCAGAAAGAGGGAAGAAcatggtgcatcctgggagatgcAGTCTGACCAGGGAGTCCACCCCATAGGGTgacctgcagcagctcaggtaaacacagtttaatgttgaactgatcCAAACTGAAGTGAATTGTTTCACAATATGTTTGACAAATGTGGGTCGACCTGACCAGAAACAAGACATTTTGCTGTGATTTTCCCAAAAGATTTCAGCCGTCAGCCTGTTTCCAGTTTTTAGAAAACGTTAAAACATTCTGCAGTAAATTTCCAATGAAAATGACATTCTTCTAGTTTGTCAaacttttctgcagaaaaattccattttccaaccagctctacaacAAACAAGTTTTGCTGGCTCGGTGTTTAAACAGGGTATTGTAACTGCCTCCTGAACCACATGGACACGAGCAAACAGATTATTCCTTGCTTTttccaaaaagcaaacaaaggTAAGGTCACTGCATGAAGTTTCTGACAATGGACAGAGCAAAGATCTGCGCTCAAGACTTAAGATACATTATGTCCTAAACCTTTCTGAGGTGTCTTAATTACAAAGCTATGCATGCCCATCTCTCGCTCTCAGGCAAAACCACACCATGTCTCACAGAAACTAGGAACGTTTGCGAAAGCTGGCCTTGTAAGGAGCATGTGTAGGGGGAACACACCCCATGCTCTGTCCCCAGGGGTGTCCGTGCAGGGAGAGAAGTTGCCATTTCCGCAACCAGATGTCAGTCAGTCTGCCTGCCTCTATTCAAATCATGAGCCCAGTCTCTTCCCCCCCATAGCTGTCTCTCTTTCAGGAAAGGAGAGGCAGAATTGGATGGGGAACGTGATATCCTGCGCCACTTAGTTATACATCTGTCACAAGACTGGAACAAGTTCCTTGGCTATCAGTGCTAATCCTTCCAATGGCAGGGAGTGAGGATGAATCAGTGAGAAAAAAAAGGGTTAATGCAAGGAGCTTGGAATaaactggggagggagagagaacgcTATATAAAGTTGTTTCtgcagttcagagccctaaacTAAGCTACCCATCCCCCACTGCCTACCCCACCCCAAAGCAAACAATTGCTCCAAAACTCCACAATGCAAATGGAGTTCCTCCCATGGGGCCTGTCACACTGCCCTGTTTACAAACAGCTCCTCAGCCTCCGTAGTGCTTTCTTCACCCTGATTCTCTTTGTGGTGGGGATCAGTcctagcagctgctgctccagcacGGCTAACCCCGAGGagttccactgatgtcaaggAGCCAACCCCCCGCAAATGTCATTAAAAACACCAGACCCTCTGATCAATAAATAAGGACTTTTGTTACCACCACACAAAAACGAAACATGTTCAAAGTGCAAATGACTGTCACCAATCGGAGCCTTCTCACTGCCTCTCCCACACAGGGCTCTCGTACAGAGCCAAGCCCCAGCATCTCAGCAAGCGAGCACCATCTGAGCGCCGGGGCGTGCCCTCTACTTCCCATCAGTGACAGAGGGGAAGGGTGCGAGAGGGGGGACAGGTGCTGTTTTACAGCTCACCCTGCTGAGGGGCCCTAAAGTGCCAAGCCAAACTCCCAGACCCAGGAGGAAGAAGACAAGACTGCAAGGAGCAGAATGCAGCAATGCATAGACGTTGGGCAGAGAGAGTCTTAAGAACGAGAAGCTGGTCCAGAGCCCAAACTCTTTCAAGTTTGCAAACAGGGATTTGTTGAGGAGCAGGGAAGGCGCCTGGGTTTGGGGTGAGTGAGGGCCTCTGGCTGCTTCCCTTCACTCGGAGAATTCCTTTGCTCTGTCTCGCTCTAGTAACTGCAGCATCCCCTTTCTGAAAAGGGGCAGTAGGACAGAGAAGGGGTCAGGAAGCGGGGGGTGCTGTGATCCACGCTGGAGGGGAGCAGGCCCTTCGTTTATTTACtagtattttaaatttgtttaacttctctcttttttaataagtttctccatttttctcttttaaatacaAAGTCCGAGCTGTCCCAACAACCACGTGCTCCCTGCCTGCTAAGGTCCGGTAGAGTCAGAATCTTCAATCAGAACCTCTGTGGTGGCTCCCAGAATCTCCGTGTTCATGACCAGCCCTTCCGTGCTCCCGCTGCTACCGCCGCCAACGAAGAGCTTGCCATCGGCCATCAGGCTCATGCGCTCAGCCCCACTGCAGTACGCCTTTGGCATCCCGTCAGGGTTCAGCAGTAGGCACTCGCCAGGGGCAGTGCTTCCCAgggggtcagggaggaggggaaggcccTGGCCATCGGTGGGTGGGGCAATGGACTCTGGACTAGTGCCCAGGATGTCGGTGCTGGTGATTAGGGCGCCTGCATTGGCAGCTAGTGCTTCAGCAATAAGCACCTCTGGGTGGCTCTTGGCCTTATGTGCCACCACGCTGTCCTTCTTCTCAAACTTCTTGCCACAAATGTTGCAGGAGAACTGGTAGAAAGAGTCTGCGTCATGCtttttcatgtgccagttcagAGAGGCCTTCTGCCGGCAGGTGAAGCCGCAGATCTCACacctggggagtgggaggggaaaaaaagaggtcAGTAGGGGAACATGGACACAAGTAAGGCGATGCAACAGAGAATGCAGGCATATGAAGGCCAGACACAGAATCGCAGACAGGTGCACGAGGCAGAGTCAGCTGTGGCCAGGGAAATGTGGCCAGTTGACGGAGGTAGAGGCATATTTCAAAAGGCCGGCAAGGCAAAGCAGGAGTACTCACTGTAAAGGCTTCTCGCCTGTGTGGATCATTCGGTGCACTGCCAAGTTGTGGGAACTCTTAAATGCCCGGGCACAGTATTCACAGATATAATCCCTTTGATCTGTAAAGCAGCAGACACATCTCAGCTTAACACCTGCATCTGGATCAGAACCACATTCTTGGGTTGAAAGTCCACTCATCTGACAGTTGCCCTAAGATCCCACTTTTAATTTTGAAGGTTTCTGGGTGAAAGCGAGGCAGCAATTTAAGAGTTAAGAACTGTCTGATCCCACCAGGACTAACGAAGGAGGAAGCATCTCCGGATGCTCAACAGCAAGCCCTGTGGATTATTAAAGGTAGAGCGGATGGGCTCGAAAGGGGATCCTGACCAATCCCACATGCTTGACAAGGTGAAGCCTGACAAGAGCATCTTAAATGTGGAGAAAACAGGatgacactgttgcaaaaaggCAACCTATATGCCAAATAAAATAATGCTACAGTACAAACCCAAAGGCTTACTTCCACCTACTCGCACTGTCTAATGGGTGTGCGTGAGCAATTAGGTAGTAGTCCCAGCAGGAAGGGAATAACCACCAGTCATCTGCGCTACCTAGGTTAGACTCTTCCTCACCTCAGGAGAGGTGAGTGTTTTCCCCTCTCCAACCATCCATGGGATGATGGGTTGGATTCAagtctccccacctcccccagtacCTGTGTGGTGTTTGGCATGCCGTAGCAGCTGCTTCTGGAGCCGGAAGAGCCGTCCACAGGAGGGATGGGGACACACATATTTCTTCTTCAGCAGATGCTGGTATTTGATGTGATGCTAGGAAAGATGACAAAAAAGTTACAACCTTCTCTGTCTGACTAAAGGAACTGCTGAAAATCAGATCCCAGGTGACAAGTTAAGCAACGTGACAGACCATAAGGGCTACAATCAACCTCCTTGTGCATTGCAGGAGAGCTAACAGGATGCAATTATACCAGATCTGGGATCTGATGAAAAGCAGAAATACAGGTGAAGAGGCACATATGGTACAGTTACAACGGGGCTGGGATTAGCTTCATTACTTGTTACTGGCTAGTAATAACACCTAGCTCTTctttagtgcttttcatcagtagatctcaaagcactttacaaaaggaggtcagcatattatccccattttacagatggggaaactgagacacagggagggaaagtgacttgcccaaggtcacccagtgggcCTCttccagagctaggaacagaacccaaaacTCCTgcgtcccagtccagtgcaccaCCTTCTAAACCAGTGCCTCCCTTACCAAACTGCATTAAAAAGGAACACTGCAGTGAAAGGTGAAAGAGTGGCAGCTCCTTGACCCCAGATCCAAATGAGTGGAAGAGCCTGACTGACCTGCAAATAGCGAGGGTGGGCGAGGACTGTGCCACAGCCTTCCATCTCACAGCGTACATACTGTATTGGAGGCTTCTTCCTAAGAAGTACATGGGACAGTAATGCACAGAGAGGTTAGATGGAAAATATGAAGTAGATGCAGTATAGATTAAACAAGAAAGCCATTGCAGCTCACCAATAATGTGGAAGTGACGAGGTCACCAGATCAACTGTCTTGTGAGTCAGCACATTTCAACTTGTGCTCTCCCCTGTAGCTCTCCACCCCAGGACTGCTCGTGGGTTTTAGCCACGTGTGCTCATCACCCAAGAGATGACAGTGACAGAGCACCTGTAGCCTTATCATTGGCTTCTGCCATGCTACCGACCAACTCAAAAATGACCTGACTGCAAGAATCCATCATGGTGGTTTTAGAGTGAGCTACAATGATTTCTAAACTATGCCCAATAAAATCATGTATGAAGTAGCTGGTTCTTAGGGGGTTAAGCTCCTCCATACAAGAAATGGAAAGGATGAAAATCTACAGTAAGGAAGGTGGAGAAAAAGGTAAGTCACACTCACCTTCTTTTAGGCAGCCGTGGGCTCTTGTCatcttttctcctccttcccctcctgtgaTAGGATTACAGAGATAGGATTAAAAACTATGCTCCTTTGCAAGGCATAAGGGCACAACTAAGATGGAATAGGGAAGCCTTCTCCACATGAGCAATCCAGAGCATGGCTCTGGGTCATGGGAGAAATCCACCATTTCAAAGCCTGAGAAAGTCCCAGTCGGGGGGAGCAGGGAATAGATTCCACagacctgatctaaagcccacgaAGGTCAATGAGAGTCTCTGAACTTACCTCCATAGCCTTTGGATCAGGGTCATATAGAGTACATGACCTCAGAT encodes:
- the ZFP91 gene encoding E3 ubiquitin-protein ligase ZFP91 isoform X3; translated protein: MPGGTELSGGAAEQGETQGPPSAAAGRRRAPAPAPEQGEESGGSRVLRGGRERSRAAAAGEAGGGAAAAAAASRRRKAEYPRRRRSSPGARPPEESEPPPAAAAPPGAGGKKGTPRPVYAHKAAGKDPKEEREEEEVSTILTHGSPVSTARPGRGWRSSRTAAAARQRDTENSRSSRSKTGSLQLICKSEPNTDQLEYEVTEEHQSPTGISSDEEEEMLISEEEIPFKDDPRDETYKPHLERDTPKPRRKAGKGKEEKEKQKEIKVEVEVKEESEFRGDEEPPRKRGRRRKDDKSPRLPKRRKKPPIQYVRCEMEGCGTVLAHPRYLQHHIKYQHLLKKKYVCPHPSCGRLFRLQKQLLRHAKHHTDQRDYICEYCARAFKSSHNLAVHRMIHTGEKPLQCEICGFTCRQKASLNWHMKKHDADSFYQFSCNICGKKFEKKDSVVAHKAKSHPEVLIAEALAANAGALITSTDILGTSPESIAPPTDGQGLPLLPDPLGSTAPGECLLLNPDGMPKAYCSGAERMSLMADGKLFVGGGSSGSTEGLVMNTEILGATTEVLIEDSDSTGP
- the ZFP91 gene encoding E3 ubiquitin-protein ligase ZFP91 isoform X4; this translates as MPGGTELSGGAAEQGETQGPPSAAAGRRRAPAPAPEQGEESGGSRVLRGGRERSRAAAAGEAGGGAAAAAAASRRRKAEYPRRRRSSPGARPPEESEPPPAAAAPPGAGGKKGTPRPVYAHKAAGKDPKEEREEEEVSTILTHGSPVSTARPGRGWRSSRTAAAARQRDTENSRSSRSKTGSLQLICKSEPNTDQLEYEVTEEHQSPTGISDEEEEMLISEEEIPFKDDPRDETYKPHLERDTPKPRRKAGKGKEEKEKQKEIKVEVEVKEESEFRGDEEPPRKRGRRRKDDKSPRLPKRRKKPPIQYVRCEMEGCGTVLAHPRYLQHHIKYQHLLKKKYVCPHPSCGRLFRLQKQLLRHAKHHTDQRDYICEYCARAFKSSHNLAVHRMIHTGEKPLQCEICGFTCRQKASLNWHMKKHDADSFYQFSCNICGKKFEKKDSVVAHKAKSHPEVLIAEALAANAGALITSTDILGTSPESIAPPTDGQGLPLLPDPLGSTAPGECLLLNPDGMPKAYCSGAERMSLMADGKLFVGGGSSGSTEGLVMNTEILGATTEVLIEDSDSTGP
- the ZFP91 gene encoding E3 ubiquitin-protein ligase ZFP91 isoform X2 — encoded protein: MPGGTELSGGAAEQGETQGPPSAAAGRRRAPAPAPEQGEESGGSRVLRGGRERSRAAAAGEAGGGAAAAAAASRRRKAEYPRRRRSSPGARPPEESEPPPAAAAPPGAGGKKGTPRPVYAHKAAGKDPKEEREEEEVSTILTHGSPVSTARPGRGWRSSRTAAAARQRDTENSRSSRSKTGSLQLICKSEPNTDQLEYEVTEEHQSPTGISDEEEEMLISEEEIPFKDDPRDETYKPHLERDTPKPRRKAGKGKEEKEKQKEIKVEVEVKEESEFRGDEEPPRKRGRRRKDDKSPRLPKRRKKPPIQYVRCEMEGCGTVLAHPRYLQHHIKYQHLLKKKYVCPHPSCGRLFRLQKQLLRHAKHHTDAGVKLRCVCCFTDQRDYICEYCARAFKSSHNLAVHRMIHTGEKPLQCEICGFTCRQKASLNWHMKKHDADSFYQFSCNICGKKFEKKDSVVAHKAKSHPEVLIAEALAANAGALITSTDILGTSPESIAPPTDGQGLPLLPDPLGSTAPGECLLLNPDGMPKAYCSGAERMSLMADGKLFVGGGSSGSTEGLVMNTEILGATTEVLIEDSDSTGP
- the ZFP91 gene encoding E3 ubiquitin-protein ligase ZFP91 isoform X1; its protein translation is MPGGTELSGGAAEQGETQGPPSAAAGRRRAPAPAPEQGEESGGSRVLRGGRERSRAAAAGEAGGGAAAAAAASRRRKAEYPRRRRSSPGARPPEESEPPPAAAAPPGAGGKKGTPRPVYAHKAAGKDPKEEREEEEVSTILTHGSPVSTARPGRGWRSSRTAAAARQRDTENSRSSRSKTGSLQLICKSEPNTDQLEYEVTEEHQSPTGISSDEEEEMLISEEEIPFKDDPRDETYKPHLERDTPKPRRKAGKGKEEKEKQKEIKVEVEVKEESEFRGDEEPPRKRGRRRKDDKSPRLPKRRKKPPIQYVRCEMEGCGTVLAHPRYLQHHIKYQHLLKKKYVCPHPSCGRLFRLQKQLLRHAKHHTDAGVKLRCVCCFTDQRDYICEYCARAFKSSHNLAVHRMIHTGEKPLQCEICGFTCRQKASLNWHMKKHDADSFYQFSCNICGKKFEKKDSVVAHKAKSHPEVLIAEALAANAGALITSTDILGTSPESIAPPTDGQGLPLLPDPLGSTAPGECLLLNPDGMPKAYCSGAERMSLMADGKLFVGGGSSGSTEGLVMNTEILGATTEVLIEDSDSTGP